One Temnothorax longispinosus isolate EJ_2023e chromosome 8, Tlon_JGU_v1, whole genome shotgun sequence genomic region harbors:
- the LOC139818300 gene encoding uncharacterized protein — MHEEIQVQQQTSNNIRELQLGFLTKRGIDRGRYNVQKVNEVAAVFSTTADGEIPETYVTIYNKCNKTLQQVSTMNPNVEPWIYPLYYPYGTQGWHGNLRRKDSNKRISRAAYVKYRIAIRDNFNIFVMGRRLFQQWLVDSYVKIEKDRINYCKQNQKQLRVETYQGLIDYLAHAANNNDAHIGKMVILPSTFVGSPRNMLQHYQDAMAIVRKYGKPDIFITMTCNPNWREIRENLLPGQQPADRPDICARVFNIKKDYLIDVIVRQKFFGEVLAYVYVIEFQKRGLPHIHLLITLKRNCKILNPETVDRFISAEIPDPNENESLHNVVMKHMIHGPCGDWCLINDKCSKHFPKPFRPETTMDEDGYPQYRRRNNGLLYERPGRYVVDNRYVVPYNPTLLLLFNSHINVEIVTSIRSVKYLYKYIYKGHDAASVIIGENIDKTIIHDEIQDFIEARYVGPVEACWRILSKSLQEKSHAIFRLPVHLPNEHNVIIDENVNNDAIRSAVERVTMLLDYFQLNARDEEARQYLYSDIPSHYVFKKVTINGRTVNRWEKRQRYFNCIGRMYSVSPSQIELFHLRILLLHVRGATSFQELKTVDNEIHQTFTAACLALGLIEDDEEWYRAMNEAKIWMMPRRLRNLFVRILIHCQPIDPKKLWDEFKKDMSEDYIRRFGLIMGIKKAYNYIINLLQMEGSNIINFSDMEQITEEQEINEEAQIEDMSIGMQQYKQLNVEQKQIVDTILEVTTSNNSNNRCFYIDGPGGSGKTFIYTTLYYLLKSKGNIVSTMAFTGIAATLLPNGKTIHKVFGLPVPLFADSTSNIKVQSKEAENLKLVDVFVVDEAPMAPRYVLEIMDRTLRDIMQNDLYFGGKIVLLGGDFRQLLPKNV; from the exons ATGCACGAAGAAATTCAAGTACAACAGCAAACGTCTAATAATATACGTGAATTACAATTAGGATTTCTAACAAAAAGGGGAATTGATCGTGGCCGATACAATGTGCAAAAGGTAAATGAAGTTGCAGCTGTTTTTTCTACTACAGCAGATGGTGAAATTCCGGAAACTTACgtgacaatttataataaatgtaacaagACATTACAACAAGTCAGTACAATGAATCCAAATGTAGAACCATGGATTTATCCATTGTACTATCCGTACGGTACTCAAGGTTGGCATGGTAATTTACGACGCAAAGATAGTAATAAACGAATAAGTAGAGCTGCATACGTAAAATATCGAATAGCTATacgtgataattttaatatttttgtcatgGGAAGACGATTATTTCAGCAGTGGCTTGTAGATAGTTATGTTAAAATTGAGAAGGAccgaattaattattgtaaacagAATCAAAAACAATTGCGAGTTGAGACTTATCAAGGATTGATTGATTATTTAGCACACGCtgctaataataatgatgctCACATTGGGAAGATGGTTATACTTCCATCAACATTTGTAGGTTCACCGCGTAATATGTTGCAACATTATCAAGATGCGATGGCTATTGTTCGAAAGTATGGAAAaccagatatttttattactatgaCTTGTAATCCAAATTGGCGCGAAATTAGAGAGAATTTACTTCCGGGTCAACAACCTGCAGATAGGCCAGATATATGTGCTcgtgtatttaatataaagaaagattatttGATTGACGTTATCGttagacaaaaattttttggtgAAGTTTTAGCATATGTTTACGTAATAGAATTTCAAAAACGTGGATTACCACACATACATTTGTTGATTACATTAAAACgaaactgtaaaatattaaatcctGAAACAGTTGATAGATTTATCTCTGCAGAAATTCCTGATCCtaatgaaaatgaaagttTACACAATGTTGTTATGAAACATATGATTCATGGGCCATGTGGAGATTGGTGtctaataaatgataaatgttCGAAACATTTTCCAAAACCATTTCGACCTGAGACGACTATGGATGAAGATGGTTATCCGCAATATCGTCGAAGAAATAATGGATTGCTATATGAAAGACCTGGAAGATACGTTGTTGATAACCGATATGTTGTACCATACAATCCAacacttttacttttatttaacagCCACATTAATGTTGAAATAGTTACAAGCATACgatctgtaaaatatttgtataaatatatttataaaggtcATGACGCTGCATCCGTAATCATTGGAGAGAATAtagataaaacaataattcaTGACGAAATTCAAGATTTTATCGAAGCTCGTTATGTCGGGCCCGTGGAAGCATGTTGGCGCATTTTAAGCAAATCTTTGCAAGAAAAAAGTCACGCTATATTTCGTTTACCGGTTCATTTACCAAACGAACATAATGTAATAATCGATGAAAACGTTAATAATGATGCGATAAGATCTGCTGTAGAACGAGTAACAATGttattagattattttcaGTTAAATGCTCGAGATGAGGAAGCAAGACAATATCTATATAGTGATATTCCATCtcattatgtatttaaaaaagttacaattAATGGCAGAACTGTTAATCGTTGGGAGAAACGTCAAAGATACTTTAATTGTATTGGTCGTATGTATTCCGTCAGTCCGTCTCAGATAGAATTGTTTCATTTACgtatacttttattacatGTTAGAGGAGCTACGAgttttcaagaattaaaaacaGTTGATAATGAAATACATCAAACTTTTACCGCTGCATGTTTAGCATTAGGACTCATAGAAGATGATGAAGAATGGTATCGTGCGATGAACGAAGCGAAAATTTGGATGATGCCAAGACGACTTCGTAATTTATTCGTgcgaattttaattcattgtcAACCAATTGatccaaaaaaattatgggatgagtttaaaaaagatatgtcGGAAGATTATATAAGACGATTTGGGCTTATAATGGGAATAAAGAAAGcctataattacattattaatttacttcaaATGGAAGGAtctaacattattaatttttctgatatGGAACAAATAACAGAGGaacaagaaataaatgaagaaGCACAGATTGAGGATATGTCAATAGGTATGcaacaatataaacaattaaacgtAGAACAAAAACAAATTGTTGATACTATATTAGAAGTAACAACAAGTAACAATAGTAATAATAGATGTTTCTATATCGACGGTCCAGGTGGTTCTggtaaaacttttatttatacaactttgtattatttacttaaaagtaAAGGAAACATAGTAAGTACAATGGCATTTACCGGAATTGCTGCGACATTACTTCCAAATGGAAAAACAATACACAAAGTTTTTGGATTACCTGTACCTCTTTTTGCCGATTCTACATCGAACATTAAAGTTCAGTCTAAAGAAgctgaaaatttaaaacttgtGGATGTTTTTGTTGTAGATGAAGCTCCTATGGCACCACGTTATGTATTAGAAATAATGGATCGAACATTACGCGATATAATGCAAAACGACTTATATTTTGGTGGTAAAATTGTTCTTCTCGGTGGAGATTTTAGACAATTATTACCT AAAAATGTATAG
- the LOC139817705 gene encoding uncharacterized protein, which translates to MRCFLFLLNVKTNDSLYITTRTIECVLREEVSRIKKKLFRKKMSQSTQGDNSRNTISVTFDGINSAGSSNKQEVSILNRNNEIELISFASDEMLETIQLEDSTVEIVGFIDEIDGPKLLDKAQNYQLLKFIVNNNSRHRIQVVVQNKEIERIKHHIKPNIIVHIDGAKAKKTIFPEFNQGTLSYELIIRSNTIINNLGTFDLKTAIKPQLVNLSDVFQHLNYCILVRGYIKTSLNIFSNIFKTIGSGSITDGKYKLEIQITDYKPEDNIDFEKGQKVEIKGFVKMSNDIFYLDVQKTSDIKLIGNETLSFAQLLQGTKPIMKRSMFDDMLGPLNIRIQVARI; encoded by the exons ATGCGG TgtttccttttccttctcAACGTAAAAACAAATGATAGTTTGTACATAACAACGAGAACTATTGAATGTGTATTGCGTGAAGAAGTGAGTCgtataaagaagaaattatttagaaagaaaatgtcacaGTCAACACAGGGTGATAATTCTCGCAATACGATTTCTGTTACATTTGATGGTATAAATTCAGCTGG gtcTTCTAATAAACAAGaagtttctattttaaatagaaacaatgaaatagaattaatttcttttgcttCAGATGAGATGTTGGAAACAATCCAATTAGAAGATTCCACtgt agAGATTGTTGGTTTTATTGATGAAATTGATGGACCCAAACTTCTAGATAAAGCTCAAAATTACCAATTGctaaaatttatagtaaacAATAACAGTCGTCACCGTATACAAGTGGTAGTACAGAACAAGGAAATAGAACGCATAAAACATCATATCAAACCgaacatt atTGTTCATATTGACGGAGCAAAAGCAAAGAAGACGATATTCCCAGAATTTAATCAAGGGACTCTTTCTTATGAACTCATAATTCGCTCTAATactatcattaataatttggGTACTTTCGATTTAAAAACTGCGATAAAACCACAATTAGTAAATTTATCAGACGTTTttcaacatttaaattattgcattc ttgtACGAGGATATATTAAAAccagtttaaatatattttcaaatattttcaaaactatTGGTAGTGGTTCTATTACAGACGGTAAATATAAACTGGAAATTCAAATTACCGATTATAAGCCTGAGGATAACATCGATTTTGAAAAAGGACAAAAGGTCGAAATAAAAGGATTCGTCAAAATGTCAA ATGATATTTTCTATCTGGATGTGCAAAAAACGTCTGATATCAAATTAATTGGAAATGAAACATTATCGTTTGCTCAGCTGTTGCAAGGCACAAAACCGATTATGAAGAGATCTATGTTTGACGACATGTTAGGTCCATTGAACATCCGTATACAAGTTGCTCGCatctaa